From the genome of Treponema denticola:
GGATAAGGGAAATATCGTACAGCACGGCAAACACTCCGAGTTGATGCAGCAAGACGGTATTTATGCTCACTTTGTCGGTATGCGCGAAAAAGCTGCATCGTGGCAGGTGTAGCTCCCTAAGGTACGGAAGCATAGCTCCATAAAGTATGGACGCATAAGCCCATAAAGCATGGGTGCATAGCTCCATAGAGTATGGAGGCATAGCCCCATGCAGCAGGGACGCATAATGGTAGACCGTCTATCATTATAAGGATAGGCTGTCTACCATTATAAGGATAGACCGTCTATCACGGTAACGATAGGCAGTTTATCTATATAGTGATAGACTGATTGACGGTAATGGGTTTGAAGATTGTACATTCCGTGTACGGTTTTCAAAAGATTAAATAGCCTTCCGCATATTTTATGCGGGAACAAAGGAGAAAAGATAGGAGGTTTGATAAACAGTTCGGCAGGAATTCAGCCTCACTGTTTATCTGCCGAGTTTGCCTTTCGGCAAACGTCGCATTATTGTATGTAGTTTTGCATACAGCAAAACTACTTGAAAAAACTCTTTTCGCAAATTTATATTTGCTGCAAAAAGGTTTTATAGGAGTTTTTTATGAAAAGAATAAAACATTTGATTGCTCTTGCCGTGTTTGCGGCAGCAGCTGTGAGCTTTGCGTTTGCACAGGAATTAACGGGAAGAGAAATAATGCAAAAAGCAAGTAACAGGGAAAAGGCCGTAACCGATTCTTTTAAGATGAGGATGACCCTTATAAACTCAAGCGGAAAAAAAAGAGTTCGGGAAGTTACAGCCTATTCAAAAGATTACGGAAATGAAGAAAAAACGGTTATGGTGTTTTTACTTCCTGCAGATGTAAAAGGAGTCGGCTATCTTTCATACTCATATGATGATGAATCAAAAAGCGATGACCGCTGGCTTTATATGCCTGCATTAAAAAAAGCTAAGCGCATAAGCGGTTCATCAAGCCAAGACTACTTTATGGGAACGGATTTTACCTATGATGACATGAGCGGCCGCAAGGTGGACGATTATAAACATACTCTTTTAGGCGAAGAAAAAATCGATTCCAAGGACTGCTGGAAAATCGAATCCGTTCCGGTAAAAAAATCCATGTACTCGAAATATGTTTCATGGATAGACAAGGAATCCCTTTTAAACATAAAGGCGGAATTTTATGATGAGCAAGGTTCTATTTTAAAGGTACTTACCGTCAGCGGTATCGAAAAAAAAGACGGTTTTTGGACAGGCAATAAAATGGAAATGAACAACCTGCAAAAAAAACATAAAACCTTAATTGAAATTCTAAAACATGAATTTAACAAAGAGATACCGGATTCTTATTTTAGAGTCAATTCGCTTGAGGAAGGGAAGATTAGGTAATACTTTTACAAAAGGCTTCTTTTAAAAAGGATGTGTTAATATGGATATAATCAGGGCAATATTGGACGGCATAGCGATGGCGGCCATATTTAACGGTTCGGCGGCGGCTCTTGTAATAGCTAACCCAAGATATTTGATGGATTCATATCCTAAGGGGATTCAAAAAGCTGCGCCTGAACCGATGAGTAAAAAAGAAAAACGGGTAAATAAAATATTTACGGTTATAGTAATGGGAGCGTGCTGGCTTTATGGAGTAAGCAGTACATTATATGGTGGAATTCATACATTTAGGCTACTATTTTGTACCGCATATATTCATTGGATTATCGTTAATTTCGGAGATTTTTTCTTGTTGGATTGTCTTTTATTCCAAAAGTGGACTAAGCTGATTGTCATTCCGGGAACAGAAGATAACCCAATCTATCAAACAAAAAATTGGATGAAGGTTATAGGAATACCGGAGCATTTTTTGTTGTGGCCGTTTATAATAGTGCCGTTTTTTTCTCTGGTTCAAACAGGCATTGTAATGCTAATACAATTTCTGTTTTCCTTCTAAAAGTACACAGCAGAAAAAGATTTCTTACGGTAAGCTGTATCGAAAAAACCTTTTTCAAAAAGTTTTTATGGGAGGTATAAAGATATGAAAACAATACGAAAATACAGACAAGCGTTCTTGTTAGGTACTACATTCTGTATGTTATTTTTTGCATTAACATTTCCTTGCGGTGCGCAGGAAGCAGGAGGAACATTATCCGAATATCAAGCAGCCGATAATTCAGATGATGAAGAATTTACTGATGATTTGGAAGATGACAGCGGAAAACCGGTATTTACGGTAAGCGGAAAACTGGAAACAGCCCACGGTCTTAGATGGAACAAAGGAGCCGAGTACAGTCTGTCCCGTTCTATTGCTCAAATAAAAGGAGAAGTCCTTGCAGGTTCGGCCTATGCCTTTCTTTCAGCCTCGGCAGAATACAATTACCGCAATCCCGCACGCACGGGCTTTAAACTTAATGAAGCCTATTTCCGCTATTCGGGCGAGATTTGGGATTTAAGTTTCGGAAGACAGCTCATCAACTGGGGACAGGCAGACGGCTTTTCCCTTACCGATGTACTGAGTGCAAAAGATTCTTCCGCCTTTTTAGCTCTTTCTTCCGATGATACAAAACTCGCATCGGACAGTATCCGC
Proteins encoded in this window:
- a CDS encoding outer membrane lipoprotein-sorting protein, whose translation is MKRIKHLIALAVFAAAAVSFAFAQELTGREIMQKASNREKAVTDSFKMRMTLINSSGKKRVREVTAYSKDYGNEEKTVMVFLLPADVKGVGYLSYSYDDESKSDDRWLYMPALKKAKRISGSSSQDYFMGTDFTYDDMSGRKVDDYKHTLLGEEKIDSKDCWKIESVPVKKSMYSKYVSWIDKESLLNIKAEFYDEQGSILKVLTVSGIEKKDGFWTGNKMEMNNLQKKHKTLIEILKHEFNKEIPDSYFRVNSLEEGKIR